gagaactgatctgatggctgagaacggaggcgcttttgtgtgtagaaaatgaggttgtgcgcaccattcttcgcggcttccttgcgtaatttctcccggcttttcactacttttctgctctttttgctccgcaagtcatccgaactttatttattacctaaaaatgcaaaattaattaataaaaatatttattcttgaaaacaatgaaaatacagaatatgggataaaatgtagaattaatgcacaaaagatgagttaaatgccaacaaaaagggataaatatatacaatatttggcactcatcatcagTCACCTAAAGGACATTTTGATGTTTTCCCAGAGATTTGTCTCTTAAAGAAGATTAGGATTGCATCAAATTCGTCACTATACAGTCACTCAATATTATAGTAGAGGTCACCGACTACTATACAGTCACTGAGGATCAATATAACACTTGGTGGACGAAGAAGAGTGTTGGAGCTTATGTCACTAATTCATACCATGCACAGAACGTCGATGAGATAGCAGTGGGTAGCTCAGCTGTTCCTCGCCGTTTGTTACCTAGTCACCCTCCTTCTGACATGATGTCGTAGACATATACCTATTACACACAGAATGAGCCCCCATCACAACTGCCGGAGATAGATTTCAGTTTACTATTTTCCGGTGAAGCCGGCGTAGAACGTCAAATACCAATTCGAAGGGTTCCTTGTCTGTATAACTTTCGGGAGATGAACTTGACTGCGGTAAGTACATTTACATTTTGTACTCATTTTCATTTTGCACAGTTCCAAGGGCTCCTTGAATATTTGACTAAATTCTCTAATTTATATACTTGTAGGATGATTGCATTAGGTTTATGGAAAAACAATGTTCATTCCAGATTGTAGCTCGTCAAGTCGCATGGGACGAGTCATACGAATTGACTACAACTTCATGTTCCTCATCTGGTAGATCTACATCTTTTTCAATACCATATATCCAATCCCATCCTCCAAACAATCCAAATGAAGCTAATACATAACAAGACCTCACATTAGGTGGTTCATACGAATGGGATACAGGGCAACAATTTTACACTCCTATGGTCGAAGATGGAGCTACTACATCACAATACCAACAACAAGGAAATGCACAGTATCAACAAGGAGAAAATGAATTTACCGATGCGTCGTTGGGGGAAAGCGAGCCTAACATTGTTTATGATACTCAGTTCAATCAACAACCCCATAATTTCTTTGACCTGAATTAAACTTTAAGTACTATTTATTTTCATGGAGTATTTTAAgttatttttatttgttgtttatgGAGTGTTATACTTTTAAATACTATTTATTTTTATGGAGTgtttggtttttttatttttatggagtgttatattgtatttatttgttgtttatggagtgttatattttatctttttgtTGCGTTAGGTGCATTATGCAGGGAGCtttgagaagaatttttttcGGCCTtccggatgatgaagatgatattgaGACGAATGTTGTAGCAGTGGCTACACTTTTGGAGACGCAGAGGAGGCAGGGAATACGTCTACCCGTCCCGAATGTAGTCAAGACCCGTCAGACGGTGCACAAAAAACGTGTAGATGTGGATGCTCGTATGATGCATCAGTACTTCAACTTCAATTGTATGTATGGGCCAAAGAAGTTCAAAGGTCGGTTTGCTTTTCCTCGTCCATTTTTTTCTGAGAATTTTAGAGCAAGTTTGTGATTTTGATCATGATTTTCGCCAAAAAACCGATGCTTGCAGTATTCCTGGCCATTCTccatatatgaaaatggttgccgTCATGAAACATTTTGCCAAAGGCATTGCATCGGATTCCTTAGATGATTACACACAAATGGGAGCGACCACTATCTACTATTATGCTATGAAGTTTATGGATGCAATTATTTGGATTTATAATGGTCGATACATGCGTCAACCTACCGCTCAAGATACAAAAAGGATTTTGGTAGAAAATGAAACTCGGGGATTTCCTGGTATGCTTGGTAGTGTCGATTGTTTTTACTGGGCATGGAGAGCATGTCCAATGGATCAAGCAGGATCCCATAACGGTATAAGCCATATCCCTCTGTTGTTTTGCAGGCGGTAGCTACATATGATAGATGGATCTGACAATCCTATTTTGGGTTGGGTGGGCGGAACAATGATATTATTATAGATTATATTAAATTGTacaacttataaaataaaaacaaaggcttgttattattttatttttttctttttgctctgATTTGAGTTAAGTCAGTATTGACTTTTGTATTCTTTGGATATTTTTTGGTTAATAAAAGGATCTTTATTactgaggaaaaaaaaaacaacattgcCAAGGTGTTGGCGGCGCCGTGGAGGTGGCGAGTTTTACATTGATGGCTGATTGTTAATAATTGGGAATATTTGAATTTTTGTGTGTCGGATTAGTCGTCATCATCCATTAAAAAAACGCGGGTGGACTAAAATCTCCTCAGCAGATACAAATTAGTTCCCAAGTAACCACGTGGACTTCGGTCAAATATTCTTCTAGTTTCCTCTTTCAAGTTTTACCGGGAaagataaactaaaataaaacgaAGGTGAGAAGATGTACTTTACTTTTTCTTCTGTTCTTTCTGTCTCGAAGAAGAAAGCTCTTCCCCCTTTTCGACGTGGTGGATCTGTTAATCTCTACttttttcttcatcatcagaTTATCCTCTTCCGATCGGTATGTTTTCCTTGCATATTCTTTTTAGTTTtagcaataattttttttttctcttttttgtatttatttaggGTTATGTTATATCTgatgatgcttcaaaaaaatgtTATATCTGATGAGATTTTGTTTACTTATAAGATGATTTCATCTCTGTATGTGTTACCTGATCTGATTTTTTAAAGGTTTTTCggatgaatttttttattttttgggagttattttgtgtttgaagtATGAAAATGTGTATAGATTGATTATAGCTGAAATTCGTGGTGTTTTAATGGCGTAAGTTGAAACTTGAGTAGTTCCAATCATTGTTTACAGAGGGGATAAATTTTAGTAGATTGATGACACGTGTTAGTAGCAATTAGGGGTTGTATGAGAACACAGGGTTAATTCAGTTAATGTTACTAACCTTGATAATAACGAACGAGAAACTTAAATTGAAATTACGAGCAGGTTTGTTTGGTAAATTTTGCTAGTGATTAGGTTGAACAAGAATCAAAAGGTGATTTAGATGGAAGTTATGATTTTAGTGAGAAATTTATGGTATAGTTGATTTTTTAGGGAAAGATATTTACATGGCGTGGTGATATTAGTACTAACAGCCTTGAATCAACTACGGGGATATGTCATTGTTTGGAGTATTACATAGTTATGGTGGAAAGTGTATCTGCGGTTTTGTCGTAGTATTTAATATTCATGTCATTAGAACTGAAGCATATGTCTTATCCCACATGGGAACATAGGACTACAACAAGGTTGAAGAAGTAACTAAATATAGAACTCGTGATACTAATGGAAATATAtggtatattcgagtttgtcacTGTTGATTTTAGTGGGAACACCATTTTCTACAGCACCTTGATATCAATCTTAACAACTAACAACTCCCAACAAGCTACATAATGATCTCACTGTCGCTGTATGGGATAGTTATGGTTGAAAGTGGTCGTGTGCTTTTAATGTTGTCAGCACTGAGCATGTCATTAACTAGAACTGAAGTATGTATTATGAGATTGGGCTTACGTGTCAAAAGGCACCTTTGTCGCACTTCCCATCTCAGTTTAGAAGGGTGTTTCATGAGAATAAGTGAGTAAACTTCTAACTTGGATAGTATGTTGCGTTTGATGCTTTTTAATAGTTATATCCTGTTAAAATTGTTTAAATGTTGGAAGTTGAAACCTCAGAAGTTGAATCCTTGTTTATGAGCTGGTAAATATGTAGTGCGTGTTAGTAATTAGTTGTAAGAAGTTCTTACGAGAACATAGAGATAAGTGAATCAGTAACCTTAAAAAGAACGAATAGATGACTTATTTGGAATTATGATCTTAGTGTGGTTAGCAAGAAATATATGATATGGACATTTTATCTTACTGTATTTCGAAGGACAACCCTCTTTTAGAGCATGGTGATATCATTCTTACCAATTAACAGCATCAAACTATCCGTGTGATGATGTTATGTTTTTTGCTGTATGGGTCATAAGGTGGTGGAATTTTGCTTATCAATatcttattgttgttgttgttcttgtttgaaACATCCTCGTCCTCATCGGAGTCTGAGTCGTAGGAGGAAGGGAATGAGATGGGACTGTTAGTATTGGATTTGGAGCTGTAGAATTTTGGAGAGGGTGTGAGCAGAGATTTGTGTAGAAAATTAGACGAGTACAACAGCTGCTGCCATTGTTGATGTGTTTTAGCGCGAGAATAACAACAAAAAGGAAACTAGGATGAAAATGAGTGTAGAACCCTCACTTCGGCTAGGCTATAGTAACTATATGTATGGGTCATAAGGTGGTGGAATTTTGCTTATCAATatcttattgttgttgttgttcttgtttgaaACATCCTCGTCTTCATCGGAGTCTGAGTCGTAGGAGGAAGGGAATGAGATGGGACTGTTAGTATTGGATTTGGAGCTGTAGAATTTTGGAGAGGGTGTGAGCAGAGATTTGTGTAGAAAATTAGACGAGTAGTACAACAGCTGCTGCCATTGTTGATGTGTTTTAGCGCGAGAATAACAACAAAAAGGAAACTAGGATGAAAATGAGTGTAGAACCCTCACTTCGGCTAGGCTATAGTAACTATATATAGAACGCAAAGGTTTACAAAAACAAGTAAGAGGTCCTACCGGGAGTCGAACCCAGGTCGCAGGATTCAAAGTCCTGAGTGCTAACCACTACACCATAGAACCAGTTGTAATGTTGTCAGGTGTTTTAGATTTTGAATATTTCAAATGTCACCATTTGTATTAATTTAGGCCTTATAGGTTATATATGATGAGATTGTGTTTACTTTTGAGGACTTTTATGATGATTTCATCTATACAGGTCACCTGATCTGAGATATTATCGTAGGTTTTGAGGCTTTTGGAGAAATCATTTATTTCtgggagttttttttttatcaaatttcTACAGATTTATAGCTGAACTTTATGGTGTTTTAAATTAATACTTTTACCTGTTTGAAGTCGAAACTTGAGAAATTCAACAACTGTTGACAGATGGGGTAAATTTAGTAGATTGATGGCACATGTCAGTAGCAATTAGGTTGTATGAGAACATAAGGATAATACACTATTACTGACCTAGATAAGAATGAGGAGAAACTTAAATTTCAATGTTGGAAGTTGAAACCTGAGAATTTCAATCCTTGTTTATGAGCCAGTAACTTTTTTGTACACTGTGATGTGTGCTAGTACTTAGTAGTACGTAGATTTAATGAGGACATATACTTAACACAATTAGTAATCTCAAAAAGAACATGTACACGACTTACTTTGAAATTATGATCTTAGTGTGGTTAACAGAAAATATATGATACGTACGAAAACCCTTCTTATAGCATGGTGTTGTCAATCTGAGTAATTAACGGCGTCGAACAACATGTTTGATGATGTCATGTTCTTAGCTGAATGGGTCGTAAGTTGGCGGAACTTTGCTTGTCATGTCTTGTTTTGTTCTTCTTGTTTGAAACTTCTTCGTCGTCATCAGATTCTGAGTTGTATGAGGAATGGAATGATATGGGACTGTTAGTGTTGGTTCTGTATTTGGAGAGGGTCTTAGTGGAAGTTTGTGTATGAACTTAGACGAGTAGTAGAAGCAGGATCAGAGCAGGTAATGGAGCTTTGAGCGATACATTGTAGTGAATGGAATGGGTGAGACGGGTTGAATGATGAGGGCGCGAGGAATTTTTGTGTAGAGAAGAACTAGGATGAAGAACAGCAGATACGTCTTGGTTAGACTATAGGTAGAAGGAAAAACAggataaataaaaaaaacaagaaaaaggtCCTACCGGGAGTCGAACCCAGGTCGCAGGATTCAAAGTCCTGAGTGCTAACCACTACACCATAGAACCAGTTGTGATGTTAGGTGTTTTGGATCTAACAACTTCTAATGTCACGCAGCCGTGCGGTAAGCACAGAGCGAACTTCTAATGTCACCAGTTGGGTTTTTTGGGAACACCATTTTTACGACACCTTGATATCAATCTTAACAACTAACAGCTTCAAGCAAGCTATGTGATGATGTCACTGTCCCAGTATGATACAAAAGTGTTTGTGCTCTTTTATTGTTATAAGCACTTAGCATGTTATTAACTAATAGAACTGAAGTATGTATTATATGATTGTGCTTATGTGCCGAAAAGCGCCGTTCTCGCATTTTTCGTCTAAACTTAGAAGGGTTCTTCATGAGATTAAGTTTGAGAACTTCCAACTTTATAGTTTTTTGTGTTTGATGTTTTTCTAATAGTTGTTTGTATCTTGCTGATGTGTTTAAATATAGGAAGTTGAAACGTGCGAAACTCAATCCTTGTTTATCAATAGGAAATTTAATAAACCGGCTGATAAGCTGGCTAAACATGCTCGTTCTTTTAAGATCAATAGCGACTAGATATCATGTCATCCTAATTTCATTATTTCAGCTTTACAAGCTGACAGAAATACTGTAATGGTTTCCAACATCTAATAAATTCCTCCTTTgcataaaaaaaaagttgaaagtgAGAAACTCAATCCTTGTTTATGAACCAGTAAATTTTTTGTAAATGGGTGATGTGTGCTAGTACTTAGCAGTAAGTAGTTCCAATGATAACATATACTTAACAGTAACACAATTAGTAACCTTAAAAAGAACGAATAAATGACTTACTttagaattatgattttaatgTGGTTAGCAGAAAATGTATGACATGAACATGTTTGTCACAGTTGCTTTTGAATGGAAAACCAGTTCTGTAGATGATGTTATCAATCTAAATATTTAAACAGTGTCAAATAACCTGTATGATGATGTCATGTTTTTAGCTGAATGGGTCGTAGGTTGGAAGTTTGTGTAAGAACTTAGACGAGTAGTAGAGGCAGGATCAACACTAGGTAATGGTAGCACTGGAGCTTTGAGCTGTACAGTAGTGAATGAGAGATGGGTTGAATGATGAGGTAGCGAGGAACTTTTACGTGTAGTAAAGAACTAGAATGAACAAGAGCAGCTTCTGCCAGAATAATAACAAATGGGAAACtagaagaggaagaaaaacaaAAGGTCCTACCAGGAGTCGAACCCAGGTCGCAGGATTCAAAGTCCTGAGTGCTAACCACTACACCATAGAACAAGTTGCGATGTTAGGTGTTTTGGATCTAACAACTTCAAATGTCACCATCGTGGTACCACAGTTGGTTTATGGGAGACACTGTTTTTACGACAACCAACAAATAGCTTCAAGCAAGGTATGTGGTGATGTCAGTGTTGGATAGTTACCTGTGTGATGATGTCATATTTTTAGCTGAATGGGTCATAGGTTGTCGGAAGTTTGCTTGTcaatgttttgttttgttttgttcttcTTGTTTGAAACTTTTTCATCTGAGGAATGGGAATGGGAATGATATGGGACTGTTAGTGTTGGATCTGGAGCTGTAGAATCGTATTTGGAGAGAGTCTTAGTGGAAGTTGTGTAAGAACTTGGATGAGTAGTAGAAAGTAGAATCAGCAGCAGGTAATGGCAGTAATGGAAATTTGAAAGATGCAATGGGTTGAGGGAGTGAGGAATTTTTGTGTGTAGGGAATGAAGAAAAGCAAGGCAAAACAAGATAAAGAAAAACAGTAACAAGAAAAAGGTCCTACCGGGAGTCGAACCCAGGTCGCAGGATTCAAAGTCCTGAGTGCTAACCACTACACCATAGAACCAGTTGTGATGTTAGGTGGTTTTTAGAGGTTGATGTGGAACTGGAACTACAGTCCAAATGTGATTACTTATCCTTTTTGATATGTGGATTTTGCAACAAACATAAATCTCAAGTACAAACCTGCAGATTCATATTATTAAGCAGTGGCTTATTTGCTGTAGGTTTCTAGACCCCTTATGATTTATGGCACTCTCAGTTCAATATTACTTATGGAATCTTTCTTTTACTTGAGACATCTTTCAggtttcaatttcaattgttgAACTTTAGGGTAACCGGATATCTGAAATGTTTGATTGTTGCCTACACTTCACTCTCATCCTACTGCACTTCATTCACATAATCTAAGAGGTATCTTTTTGGTTGCATAAACTGGTCATAGAACAGGAAATGCTTCTGTTTAAATTGTTGCTTGCACTGGTTTTGGCTTATGTGTCTGTTGAGCGCGAAAAAACTTAGCTAGGAAAGAGTAGTTGAGTAGGTTACAACTTCATTGCAACACGAACAAAAATTGCTGAAATATGTTGTTAACTAAGCTCATACTTACCAAACTAAGAAATACTAGTTGATCTGATTGAGAAATTACAAAAATGagttatcttagcttgttatattcTATGAAGCTGTCACGTGGAGAAACTAAAATTTCCATTTCCTTTGTGCATTTGCAGGTGATAAATATTCAGTTCATGAGTGCAAAGGTTGGGGCAGTATATCCAGATCGAAGTGTTAATAAGAAAACCTAAAGGGAGAGCTACTTTGGAACTCGTACATATAGGAGAATTTTTACTATTAGGTCATCCACCTCCAATGACCCCGATTTTGAATAGCACCCACTTGTTTTTGGTCAGTTGTTGTTTGCTTAATTATAAGCCTCTTctgtaaaaagaaaaaatttaattGCCGCAGAATCTCTTTTTGTTGGTAATATTCTTAAATTTCAAATTCTTGATGGTGAAGAGCTTCGTCATCAAAGGCTGACAGGTTGCGTTGGGTGAGATGGCTGAGCACATGGAGATTATAACGCTGATCAATTGCCAAAGGGGAAGCTAAGGCTGGTTTATTTTACTTTCATGTATACAATTCACACATCTTTTTATGGTTTCTGAGAGTTAACAAGTTTTACACTAGCACCCGTTCATGGCGGCAGAAACTTAGATTATGCCCTTTCAATATGAATAAACAACGAATAACTGTAGAGTGAGTGATCCTGGCCTGTTAAGCGTTCAAGCTGTCATTGTGACTACTAATACTTTTATGTGAAATATATTTTGAAGCACAAAAGGGGTTGGTTCAACAGCGCCAGATCCATCAGAGTTTGAAGCAGTTCCACTTGGGAAGCCAAAAAGACAACGAGACCGAAAGGTACCATGCTCTCATTTTAAGCATTTTGTTAATATCACTTCCTATCCATTGAAGTAATAAATGCGAAAAGTTGTATTTTTGCAATACAAGGTGAATTGTTGCACAACGGGTATATGGTCTACAATGTGGATCAGATTCGAATGCGGCATCTCATTCATGTTAATTTTAACTACAAGTGGTTATGTGCAGAACAATTAGCAGTCCATCCAAAACTCTTCTGTAATTAAGAAACCTCTCATTTCTCTCGATGGTACAGTTATAGTTAGTCTTTTTCCCACGTGTGGTAGTTTCTTAAATCCTCCAAATAATGATGTGAAGCATTATTTAGAGGATGTCAAGTCTTTTGATTTTAGgcgagaaatatatatatatatctcaattTGATAGTTTCAATTTTTATTGCTGTTGGAGTATTCAAGGATGGTAGGGGCGGAGTATGTTGAAGAGTTCATACGCAAggcgtgtttttttttctttttttttggggtCTTGCATCTGTCTAGCAATTGGAGCATTCAGGGATTCAGAGGTGGTATGTCCTTGTAGTTGGGCATCAAGTCATTCCTTTGTCTATTGCTTTGATGGGACAACATCGAACTCCATTGTAAATTCCAGTTACATTATGTAGAATTCGTCCCAACTTATCACTGGCATATTGATATATTATCTGGATTAGACACTTGTCAAGATGTCTGAGTTGGAGATTTAATCCAATCTGCATAGTATCAGTACCATTGGTGCAGAACAGGCAAAAATAACTAACATTCTGGCAGTACATGCCAGTAGGAAGACAGTCCCCTGCAAGCATTTCAGTTCTAAATAAAGAACTCCAGGAGGAAGTGTAGTTTTCCAGAAGCCTCTCCAGGAGATGGAACTCTGAGCTACGAGATATCTATTGGATTGGCTACTTGTTTGAATGCAAATTTCACAGTAAAAATGTCATTTGAGTTCGGTTTCCACAAAAGTTTATCTATCTTGTGCCAAATACCTTCTACAGTCTCTTGTCAATTAGAGGATTATAGTTGAACACATGTCTTCTACAGTCTCCTCTTGCTGTGAGATGATACCGGAATTTCCGCCGGAAACTGGCCGAGACGGCCGAAATTAACTACTTTGCCCTTGACCTGCGGGATGAGCTCCTCCTAGTCAACTGGGCTATAGCCCCCCACTTGGTACAAATATGGACGGACCAGCCCAAGTTGAGAGGGTTTTCTGCTGCTCTCTTCAAGAAGGTCAATTTCGCCCTAGCTTTTTCCCGCTTCTCAacacactctctctctctctctgtagaAACGTTCAAGATTGATGGAACCGACTGAGATGAAATTGTTATAGCAATTTCCGAAATCAAGTCTTCCGGAAATCCATCAAAGCAGTCCAACATCACTCACTGGTATGGTAACATTCAATTTTTAGCATCAAAACTTGTTTTGTGTCTTCTGctcgttttaaaaccctaattattagATAGTTACATTTCTATTTAGGGTTCATTTTAACttttttttgagcaatttttgctCTAGTGTGGAATATAAGAAGAGTTGTCTGTGTGGAAGAGCAGTCTGATAGGAAATGAGAAACAAATTCTAGGTATTGCTATAAATAGTTTTACTTACTCTAAAAGCTAGGAGTCCAAACATTCATATTCATTTCACTAGTTAGGTGAAGGAGAGAGCGGCCATTAATACTAATTCATATATCCCTAACTAGATACCAGGACAAGAACATCTACCCTGTTCAAACCCGACTAAAACAAACTAGTCACGTTCATTAAGAAATGAGGATCGATGATTTATACGTATCAGCAATGTAGCGTCAACCCAAGAGTCTATATCGCAACAGATAACACATGCAGTGATCATAAAACATTATCGGAGGGTATTGTGTAACTGGCAATTTCAGTTACTTAGAAAAGAAGTCGAACACTCGAACTGGTGGGTGAAGTCTTAGTGTTAGCCTGTTAGCAGTACCCTTGTTTTTTATGAATGTAAAAATCTCAATACATAATGATGTATCCTTGTTGATAGTCttgtaattgttttgtttgtcTCTTTAAGATTCTCTAGCTTCAGCCTTTTATCTGTTTCGCTTTTAAGATAATGGATTCGATAAATGGGAAGCTATGGAAGGGACAGAACAGCATAAGTGGGGCAGAAGAAGATAGGATCAGTTTATTACCTGACTCGCTTCTTCATTACATCCTTTCCTTTCTTGATAGCAAGTGTGTTGCTCGTACTAGCTTATTATCTAAGCGATGGAGTCACATTTGGACCTCGATTCCGACCCTCGATTTCAATTCCCTGACTGGGACAATCCTTCAGAGACCATTAAATTTACGGATTTTGTAGATAGAACGTTGCTTCTTCACGATTTCTCAAGTATAAAGAAGTTCTCTCTCCACTGGTATTGGAGCGAGAATCATTTGAATGCTTGTAAGATTAATTCGTGGATTTCTGCTGTCATAAAGCATAAAGTTGAAGAGATCAGTCTTTTTCTACACCAACTGCTCCCCGGTTCTATTCCTCTGGCCCTTTTTACTTGTAAATCACTAGTTACTTTGGAGCTAAATATACAGCCAAATATCTGTCTTCCTGAGTACATCTCTTTTCCGAGGCTCAAACGTCTTAAACTTTGTGATGTCAAATTCAACGACGAATGGTCGAATGAGCAGCTCTTTTCCAGTTGCCTGGTGCTTGAAGATTTGGTTCTGAAATGCTGCACTTTTCATATGAAGAATTTCTGTATTTCAATTCCTGCATTGAAACTCTTGACATTTGAAAATCATTATGAACAGGAAGATTGCTTAAAAGATTGCTCTCTCGGGATTCATGCACCTAGTCTTATTTTTCTAACTTACCTGGGTGGTGTTCCAAAGGAATTTATCTTGTCTGCCTTTCCAACGCTAGTTGAAGCACAGGTTTCATTTTTGGTTGACGAATACGAATATTATTATGGTCAAACATGGGAGCAAAGGATAGGTCATGCTGCAGCTATAAGTGGATTCCTTCGAGCGCTTGAACATGTAAAACATCTATCTATCTCTGATGAAACCCTgcaggttggttgttgttatatctgaagtatttttttttttaatctgttATCTAATTCAACCCTTTGAAACTGATTTATTGCTAATGCCTCGGGAAGAATAGGCCCTCTCCTTTGCAGATGATCGGTTAAACAACTTGCCAACATTTCATAATGTTAAACAGTTGACGATAACTGAGGAAGTAGACACTGATGAAATATTATATGCTGTGCTTAAAGCAACACCAAATGTGGAGTCACTCATATTTGACAGGGTAAGTTCAGAACTTTTGAATTCGCATTTTCCCGTCAGTTGATAAACAAATGGCTAAATAGTATGTTGGGTGCATCACTTTTAACCAATAATGTATTTGCAGTAATTTATTTTTCTGATATCTGTCAATCCTTTTCTATCTCAAATTTAGTTGATTACTCCGTGttacaaagaagaaaatgaagaagaagaagaatgtgacAATGGAAACAGCAAATCTGCAGGTGATGATGACGGCGTGCATAACGATGAGAGTGAAGT
This DNA window, taken from Papaver somniferum cultivar HN1 chromosome 3, ASM357369v1, whole genome shotgun sequence, encodes the following:
- the LOC113358930 gene encoding uncharacterized protein LOC113358930, producing the protein MVAVMKHFAKGIASDSLDDYTQMGATTIYYYAMKFMDAIIWIYNGRYMRQPTAQDTKRILVENETRGFPGMLGSVDCFYWAWRACPMDQAGSHNAHGDYNADQLPKGKLRLVYFTFITKGVGSTAPDPSEFEAVPLGKPKRQRDRKEDCLKDCSLGIHAPSLIFLTYLGGVPKEFILSAFPTLVEAQVSFLVDEYEYYYGQTWEQRIGHAAAISGFLRALEHVKHLSISDETLQALSFADDRLNNLPTFHNVKQLTITEEVDTDEILYAVLKATPNVESLIFDRLITPCYKEENEEEEECDNGNSKSAGDDDGVHNDESEVNHDNEANNSVLVEGENNQTTKNDGWELDMVHIGHLFLHLKSVCFQQFIGKAREMRWVKLILKNAKPLQTMIISCGTDTAVGFINPKSKEELMVEIPSFARASSSCVFKFSSFIDD